The Fructilactobacillus myrtifloralis genome segment TAAATATAAATGTTGACAAAAATTTTAAAACAAAAACGGTATAATGGGAGCTAAAACGTTTTTAAAGAAGGTCAATTATGCTCTCTACCATTTTAACTGCCATCGCCTACTACGTGTCTACCAACATGGATTACATCCTAGTCCTGGTGTTACTGATTCATGCCAACCATCAGGATGGCCCGGTGCTAGCCGGAGATGTGCTTGGAACCAACGTTTTGATTCTACTACCAATGGCCCTGGCGGCGATTGTTGGGGCGGTCACCCAAACCTGGATGATTGGCTTCTTGGGGTTATTTCCCTTGTACTTTGGAATCCAAGCGCTCTTTTTCCCAGATTCTGGGAACCAAATGAACGAAACCGATCATGATTCCAGATGGAGAACGGCTCTACATACTGCCATCATTACCGTGACGGCCTGTGGTGCCGATAACATTGCCGTGTACATCCCACTTTTCGTGCACCGTTCCGTGCAACAGCTAGTGATAATTTACATCGTGATGATTGTGATGGCGATCCTCTTTTTCCTGATTGCCCTGCTAATTAGTAAGAACAAACAGTTGGAACGAATTTTAAATCGCTACGGTCGGTACCTAGCGGGAATCATTTATATTTACCTGGGTCTTTCCGTGTTACTTGGGAGTGGGACGATTCAGCATTTTTTGAAATAATTTCGCTCCTGGAAAACAATGTTCAGGATAGGAACGTAGTTTCATTCCAAATCTAAACAGGCTCGGTCCACCCAAAATGGGGGCCGAGCCTGTTTTTAAATTAGCAACGGATGCGCGTTATGCAAAGCGATTTTCCCGCAAGAGCTGCGCATAAAAAGCAAGCTCTTGCAGCATGCGCTCTAACCGATCGGGATAGCGTCCCGCTGCCGGGGCATCAACTGGCATTTCTCCGTCCGCCGTAAAGTTTTGCGTCACCCGCCCGATGATGGTGGGCTTAGGCAGAACCCAACAACCGAGCTGGTTTAGGGTCGGTAACAGGGCTAAAAAGGCAAACTGACCGCCACGAGCACTAGGAGCATATGTAAGCACGCGGACGGGCTTTCCTTGCATTTCAAAGGCGACGTAATCCAGTCCGTTTTTAAGCACGGCCGGGATTGAGTGGTTATACTCCGGGGTCAAAATCACGTACCCATCACCCGCCTGTAAATCGTTAAGCCACTGCTGTTCGGGGGGTGTTAATGTCCGGTTGGGATGATCCATGGGGGCTTCTGGTTCATTGAAAAAGGGGAGGTCGTAACTAGCAATGTCCATGAAGTTGAGCTGGACGTCAGCAGGATTGGTAAAAGGCGGTTGGTGGGTTTGCAGGTAGTTAAAGAGGTGGCGACCCGCGGCGTTAGCGCGGGAACTGCCTAAAATTACGTTAATGGTAACCATGTGGACACACTTTCTAATCATTGAATTTTCGTAGGTTTGAATCACTTAATTATAAGGCTTTTACGTTGACAGTAACACGGTTTTGTTATGTACTAAGGTTGGAGTCATTTACATATAACTTTACGTAATAGGAGGAACATAATATGGCAGATAAATTAACAACTGATGCCGGACAACCGTGGGCTAACAACGAGCATTCCCAAACGGCTGGAGTTCGTGGTCCCGTTTTAATGCAGGATTACCAACTTTTAGAAAAGCTCGCCCACTTTAACCGGGAACGAATCCCAGAACGGGTCGTGCACGCGAAGGGTGCTGGTGCCAAGGGAGTCTTTAAGTTAACGCATGACATGAGCAAATACACCAAGGCCGACATGTTTAACGGCGTGGGCAAAGAGACACCGATGGCTATCCGGTTCTCGCAGGTGGCTGGAGAATCTGGTTACCCAGATACGATTCGGGACGTGCGTGGTTACGCCATTAAGTTCTACACCCAAGACGGAATTTACGATATCGTGGGTAACAACACCCCGATTTTCTTCGTGAACGATCCGTTGAAGTTCCCAGACTTCATTCACTCCCAAAAGCGGGATCCTAAGACCCACTTACGGAGTAACGAAATGCAATGGGACTTCTGGTCTCACTCACCAGAATCAGTCCACCAGGTTACTTACTTGATGGGTGACCGGGGAAACCCAGCTAGTTACCGGACGATGAACGGGTACGGAAGCCATACGTACAAGTGGGTCAACAAAGACGGTGAAGTTTACTGGGTTAAATACCACTTCATTAGCCAACAAGGGGTCGAAAACATGACGGATGAAACGGCTGCGAAGGCTGCTTCTGAAGATACTGATTACCTCATGCACGACCTGTACGACGCGATTGAACACAAGGATTATCCATCATGGAAGGTCTACGTACAAATCTTGCCGTACCAAGAAGGGATTGACTACCCCGCTGACATTTTCGATGTAACCAAAGTCGTTTCCCACCACGATTATCCGCTGCAAGAAGTGGGTGAGTTCACGTTGAACGAAAATCCAACGAACTACTTCGATGACGTGGAAGAAATTGCCTTCTCACCAGCCAACTTGGTTCCAGGGATCGAAGCTTCTCCAGATAAGTTGTTACAGGGACGGCTCTTTGCGTACAAGGATGCTGAACGGTACCGGCTAGGAGCTAACTACGAACAACTGAAGATTAACCGGCCCATTAATGAAGTTCACAATTACGAACGCGACGGATTCATGGCTGATAATCAAGGAAGCGACGTTAACTACGAACCGAACAGTAAAAATGGTCCAGTTGAAGATCCGCACGCTTCCATTACGCCGGAACAATTACAAGGGGCAACCGGAGCATACCGGCCGTACGACCAGGATTACTACTCACAAGCTGGGGCCTTGTACCGGTTGATGAGTCCGGAAGAAAAAGATCGGCTCATTAAGACGATTAAGGGTGGCCTAGGCTCCTTTGATAACCATGAAATTCAAGTGTTAGAAACGAAGCAATTCTACAAGGCGGATCCAGAGTACGGAACGCGGGTTGCAGAGGCACTCGGACTTGATTTAGACGAAATTAAAGAATAACCCAATTTAAGAACGGCATCTTTGCGATGCTGTTCTTTTTTGTGTGTTTCTCCCGCAGTGGAAGTGGTGGTAAAATGAGAATAGTTAAGGTGACCGAGAGGCATTTCAGTTGCATTTATGCCGGCTTCCCTTATCATCGGTAGTAGAGGGAGCGGGTCCAATGCTCCGGTAATTTTTAAAAGTGAGGTCCGAGGATGACAGGTACGAAACCAAAATTATTTTTAGACATGGACAACGTGATGGTTAATACCCTTCCAGTCTTGAACGAATTGGCAAGGCTCCCATTTACCAAACCCAAGCCCGACCAAATCACGGGAGTGTTTCGGGATTTAGCGCCGTTGCCAGGGATCCTAACGAGTGTGCCCAAACTCGCAGAGCACTACGAAATGTACGTGCTCTCAACGGCCCCGTGGGATAATCCGAGTGCCTGGCAGGATAAACTGGCCTGGTTGCAACAGTACTTTGGTGCCGGGGCGGAGAATCCCTTTTACAAACGGGTAATTATCGCGCATGACAAGGGCTTGGTGCATCGAACTGGGGGGTTACTGGTTGACGATCGGCCGTACCACGGGGCGAGTGCCTGGGTGGATCCAGCGGTTCCGAGTGCCTGGTT includes the following:
- a CDS encoding NADPH-dependent FMN reductase — its product is MIRKCVHMVTINVILGSSRANAAGRHLFNYLQTHQPPFTNPADVQLNFMDIASYDLPFFNEPEAPMDHPNRTLTPPEQQWLNDLQAGDGYVILTPEYNHSIPAVLKNGLDYVAFEMQGKPVRVLTYAPSARGGQFAFLALLPTLNQLGCWVLPKPTIIGRVTQNFTADGEMPVDAPAAGRYPDRLERMLQELAFYAQLLRENRFA
- a CDS encoding catalase yields the protein MADKLTTDAGQPWANNEHSQTAGVRGPVLMQDYQLLEKLAHFNRERIPERVVHAKGAGAKGVFKLTHDMSKYTKADMFNGVGKETPMAIRFSQVAGESGYPDTIRDVRGYAIKFYTQDGIYDIVGNNTPIFFVNDPLKFPDFIHSQKRDPKTHLRSNEMQWDFWSHSPESVHQVTYLMGDRGNPASYRTMNGYGSHTYKWVNKDGEVYWVKYHFISQQGVENMTDETAAKAASEDTDYLMHDLYDAIEHKDYPSWKVYVQILPYQEGIDYPADIFDVTKVVSHHDYPLQEVGEFTLNENPTNYFDDVEEIAFSPANLVPGIEASPDKLLQGRLFAYKDAERYRLGANYEQLKINRPINEVHNYERDGFMADNQGSDVNYEPNSKNGPVEDPHASITPEQLQGATGAYRPYDQDYYSQAGALYRLMSPEEKDRLIKTIKGGLGSFDNHEIQVLETKQFYKADPEYGTRVAEALGLDLDEIKE
- a CDS encoding cadmium resistance transporter, with protein sequence MLSTILTAIAYYVSTNMDYILVLVLLIHANHQDGPVLAGDVLGTNVLILLPMALAAIVGAVTQTWMIGFLGLFPLYFGIQALFFPDSGNQMNETDHDSRWRTALHTAIITVTACGADNIAVYIPLFVHRSVQQLVIIYIVMIVMAILFFLIALLISKNKQLERILNRYGRYLAGIIYIYLGLSVLLGSGTIQHFLK
- a CDS encoding 5' nucleotidase, NT5C type, with product MTGTKPKLFLDMDNVMVNTLPVLNELARLPFTKPKPDQITGVFRDLAPLPGILTSVPKLAEHYEMYVLSTAPWDNPSAWQDKLAWLQQYFGAGAENPFYKRVIIAHDKGLVHRTGGLLVDDRPYHGASAWVDPAVPSAWLQYGADERLQWKNELTNFLLDIAENQEQGQALPAAITAANARPNPYLIHGDLKDFHAATWE